Proteins found in one Collinsella aerofaciens genomic segment:
- a CDS encoding CarD family transcriptional regulator: MFSIGQHVIHPGQGVCTVVGFRDDTPQPMLLLETKQGHAQTILMYPVAQADRLHAAISQQDAEHLLSHYDELECDTFTERNSSLEETHFKQQLKLGAPETVRVAKTMMHRIRQAEEADKKPSSYYMRVLKEAKRRSIEEFAVALGVTEEAAEARLAQAALN; the protein is encoded by the coding sequence ATGTTCTCAATCGGTCAACACGTCATTCATCCGGGCCAGGGAGTCTGCACCGTCGTCGGTTTTAGGGACGACACACCGCAGCCCATGCTGCTGCTCGAGACCAAGCAGGGACATGCGCAGACGATCCTCATGTACCCCGTGGCGCAGGCCGACCGTCTGCACGCCGCCATCTCTCAGCAAGATGCCGAGCACCTGCTGAGCCACTATGACGAGCTGGAGTGCGACACCTTTACCGAGCGCAACAGCTCGCTTGAGGAGACACACTTTAAGCAGCAGCTCAAGCTGGGCGCGCCCGAGACGGTCCGCGTGGCAAAGACCATGATGCACCGCATTCGCCAGGCCGAGGAAGCTGATAAAAAACCCAGCTCCTACTACATGCGCGTACTCAAGGAGGCCAAACGCCGCTCCATCGAGGAGTTCGCCGTGGCCCTTGGCGTCACCGAGGAGGCCGCCGAAGCCCGCCTAGCCCAAGCCGCCCTCAACTAA
- the argS gene encoding arginine--tRNA ligase, producing the protein MPEKIEELVRAALAAAQEAGDLSAFELDDCAIERPADTSHGEWTSTMALKSAKLAHCAPRKIAEAIVAHMPEDPAIEKVEIAGPGFINFYLSVAVKNAIFGEAREKGMDFAKSNVGGGLKTQVEFVSANPVGPMHIGHGRWAALGDSLCRVMDHAGYDIQREFYINDHGSQMNTFGNSISTRYMQLADIIAKQGVDIDEAHKLLIADRDAFVADENDEHPETHPYQDNFAETLGKDSYGGDYIIDEAAEFWRTDGDKWVNADPQERMESFRERGYVKMVDNMRDLCHAVNCDFDRWFSERSLYVKDTEGETAGTSAVDRAFEKLDKMGYLYTKDGALWFRSTDLGDDKDRVLIKSDGEYTYFASDVAYHWDKFQRVDHVIDIWGADHHGYIERVRCVCDALGYPGKFEVLLGQLVNLLRNGKPVRMSKRKGTMVTLQELVDEVGSDAARYTLISKSSNQMVDFDIEAVKKRDNSNPVYYVQYAHARVCSILRRAADVTPEQADEMGMKAVAAKAIGENVDYSLLTDPTELALSRKLNELTDLIASCARDRAPFRLTHFAEELAGDFHSFYAACQVLPSEGRPVDPELSRARLAACDAVRVTLALVLTLVGVSAPEQM; encoded by the coding sequence ATGCCCGAGAAGATTGAAGAGCTGGTACGCGCTGCGCTTGCTGCGGCCCAGGAGGCCGGCGACCTTTCCGCATTTGAACTTGACGATTGCGCTATCGAGCGACCGGCTGACACTTCTCATGGCGAGTGGACCTCTACCATGGCCCTGAAGTCCGCCAAGCTGGCCCACTGCGCCCCGCGCAAGATCGCCGAGGCCATCGTTGCCCATATGCCCGAGGACCCCGCGATCGAGAAGGTCGAGATCGCAGGCCCTGGCTTCATCAACTTCTACCTCTCCGTTGCCGTCAAGAATGCCATCTTTGGCGAGGCTCGCGAGAAGGGTATGGACTTCGCTAAGTCCAACGTCGGTGGTGGCCTGAAGACCCAGGTCGAGTTCGTTTCCGCCAACCCCGTCGGCCCCATGCACATCGGCCACGGCCGCTGGGCCGCGCTGGGCGACTCGCTCTGCCGCGTTATGGATCACGCCGGTTACGACATCCAGCGTGAGTTCTACATCAACGACCACGGCTCTCAGATGAACACCTTCGGCAACTCCATCAGCACGCGCTATATGCAGCTTGCCGACATCATCGCCAAGCAGGGCGTGGATATCGACGAGGCTCACAAGCTGCTGATCGCCGACCGCGACGCCTTTGTTGCCGACGAGAACGACGAGCATCCCGAGACCCATCCGTATCAGGACAACTTTGCCGAGACCCTGGGCAAGGACTCCTACGGCGGCGACTACATCATCGACGAGGCCGCCGAGTTCTGGCGCACCGACGGCGATAAGTGGGTCAACGCCGATCCGCAGGAGCGCATGGAGAGCTTCCGCGAGCGCGGCTATGTAAAGATGGTCGACAACATGCGCGACCTTTGCCATGCCGTTAACTGCGACTTCGATCGTTGGTTCTCCGAGCGCTCGCTGTATGTGAAGGACACCGAGGGCGAGACCGCCGGCACCTCCGCCGTCGACCGCGCTTTTGAGAAGCTCGACAAGATGGGCTATCTCTACACCAAGGACGGCGCCCTGTGGTTCCGCTCCACCGACCTGGGCGATGACAAGGACCGCGTTCTGATCAAGTCCGACGGCGAGTACACCTACTTCGCCTCCGACGTCGCCTATCACTGGGATAAGTTCCAGCGCGTCGACCACGTCATCGACATCTGGGGCGCCGACCACCACGGCTACATCGAGCGCGTCCGCTGCGTCTGCGACGCTCTTGGCTATCCCGGCAAGTTTGAGGTTCTGCTGGGCCAGCTCGTCAACCTGCTGCGTAACGGCAAGCCCGTCCGTATGTCCAAGCGCAAGGGCACCATGGTGACCCTGCAGGAGCTTGTCGACGAGGTCGGCTCCGATGCCGCTCGCTACACGCTCATCTCCAAGAGCTCCAACCAGATGGTCGACTTCGATATTGAGGCCGTTAAGAAGCGCGATAACTCCAACCCGGTCTATTACGTGCAGTATGCTCACGCCCGCGTGTGCTCCATCCTGCGCCGTGCCGCCGACGTTACGCCCGAGCAGGCTGACGAGATGGGCATGAAGGCCGTCGCCGCCAAGGCCATCGGTGAGAACGTCGATTACTCGCTGCTGACCGACCCGACCGAGCTCGCCCTTTCGCGTAAGCTCAACGAGCTCACCGACCTGATTGCCAGCTGCGCTCGCGACCGCGCCCCGTTCCGTCTGACGCACTTTGCTGAGGAACTCGCCGGCGACTTCCACAGCTTCTACGCTGCCTGCCAGGTTCTGCCGAGCGAGGGCCGTCCCGTCGACCCCGAGCTTTCGCGCGCCCGTCTGGCCGCTTGCGACGCCGTTCGCGTGACGCTCGCCCTGGTGCTCACCCTCGTTGGCGTTTCCGCGCCCGAGCAGATGTAA